In the genome of Candidatus Nitrosotenuis sp. DW1, one region contains:
- a CDS encoding adenine phosphoribosyltransferase → MNLKNIIDEYPNFPKKGILFRDISPILRNPAALSHVVDEFSKRFHTNDVDVLAGIESRGFPLACALSLKYNKGMMMIRKQGKLPGATVKKAYDIEYGKAIMEIQKNSIKKDQRVLICDDLLATGGTARAAAELVEKIGGKVTGFAFMVELTDLNGIKKLTKYRCESLVKY, encoded by the coding sequence ATGAATCTAAAAAACATAATTGACGAATACCCGAATTTTCCAAAAAAAGGAATATTGTTCCGTGACATTAGCCCAATTTTAAGAAACCCGGCAGCACTCTCACACGTAGTTGACGAGTTTTCAAAACGATTCCACACAAACGACGTGGACGTCCTTGCAGGAATAGAGTCAAGAGGATTCCCTCTCGCATGCGCGTTGAGCCTCAAGTACAACAAGGGCATGATGATGATAAGAAAGCAGGGAAAGCTTCCTGGTGCCACGGTCAAAAAGGCGTACGACATCGAGTACGGCAAGGCAATAATGGAAATCCAGAAAAACTCTATCAAAAAGGATCAGCGGGTGCTAATCTGCGACGACTTGCTTGCAACAGGCGGAACTGCAAGGGCAGCGGCAGAACTTGTTGAAAAGATAGGAGGAAAGGTAACAGGGTTTGCATTCATGGTAGAACTAACAGATCTTAACGGAATAAAGAAACTAACAAAGTACAGATGCGAGTCGCTGGTGAAATACTAG
- a CDS encoding S-methyl-5'-thioadenosine phosphorylase, with the protein MRVAGEILVEQAEIGIFGGTGIYDSGLLKEVKEITVDTPYGKTSDSITVGVFEGRKIAFMPRHGRKHTIPPHMINYRANIWAFKQMGITRIIAPSAVGSLKEEHAPGDFVLPNQFIDFTKSRKLSFSEEGRVIHISVADPFCPELQSAILRAADAQKIPVHRDCTYVCIEGPRFSTKAESKFYRSMNADIIGMTLVPECQLAREVQICYASISTVTDYDVWAEKPVTAKEVLETLSKNVANTKKILTSIPNEIPHTRGCSCAKALEEAEF; encoded by the coding sequence ATGCGAGTCGCTGGTGAAATACTAGTGGAGCAAGCAGAGATAGGGATTTTCGGCGGGACAGGAATCTACGATTCTGGCCTCCTAAAGGAAGTAAAAGAAATCACAGTAGACACGCCGTACGGCAAGACGTCTGACTCCATCACAGTCGGCGTATTTGAGGGAAGAAAAATCGCATTCATGCCAAGGCACGGCAGAAAGCATACCATCCCGCCACACATGATAAACTATCGGGCAAACATCTGGGCCTTTAAGCAGATGGGAATAACACGAATAATTGCGCCGTCTGCAGTGGGGAGCCTCAAGGAGGAACATGCGCCAGGCGACTTTGTCCTGCCAAACCAGTTCATCGACTTTACAAAATCACGCAAGCTGTCGTTTTCAGAGGAGGGGCGAGTCATACACATTTCCGTTGCAGACCCGTTCTGCCCTGAGCTCCAGTCGGCAATCCTAAGGGCAGCCGATGCGCAAAAAATTCCAGTCCACAGAGACTGCACGTACGTGTGCATAGAGGGGCCAAGATTCTCAACAAAGGCCGAGTCCAAGTTTTACCGCTCCATGAACGCAGACATCATCGGCATGACACTTGTCCCAGAGTGCCAGCTTGCACGAGAGGTGCAGATTTGTTATGCGTCGATTTCCACGGTGACAGACTATGACGTGTGGGCAGAAAAGCCAGTCACTGCAAAAGAGGTCCTGGAGACGTTGTCAAAAAATGTCGCAAACACGAAAAAGATCCTCACCTCAATTCCAAACGAGATACCCCACACAAGGGGCTGCTCCTGCGCAAAGGCGCTAGAAGAGGCAGAGTTCTAG
- a CDS encoding Hsp20/alpha crystallin family protein, with translation MNSGELASYRRTYPNGQSLNFIIPVMIILFLGIIYMMSMRYGHGSVSFILVGIAAATMVYWGWVLKKMTKQDKPKYTARDTESKNWVYDLIKGESEIVFVAEVPGPDDKITVRFVDGILYVRGAGGFSKEIPIDGATDMQIQDFKYRNGVLTLRIRKATDS, from the coding sequence ATGAATTCAGGTGAATTGGCAAGCTATCGAAGAACATACCCCAACGGGCAATCTCTGAATTTCATCATTCCAGTCATGATCATCTTGTTTCTTGGAATCATATACATGATGTCGATGCGATACGGGCATGGCTCTGTCAGCTTCATCCTAGTAGGGATTGCGGCTGCAACCATGGTTTACTGGGGATGGGTGCTCAAAAAGATGACAAAACAGGACAAGCCAAAGTACACTGCGCGCGACACCGAAAGCAAGAACTGGGTCTATGATTTGATCAAGGGCGAGTCCGAAATCGTCTTTGTCGCAGAGGTCCCAGGGCCAGACGACAAAATAACGGTAAGGTTTGTCGACGGCATACTGTATGTGAGGGGTGCAGGGGGTTTCTCAAAGGAAATACCGATAGATGGAGCAACTGACATGCAAATACAGGACTTCAAGTACAGAAACGGCGTCCTCACTTTGAGAATAAGAAAGGCTACAGACTCTTAG
- a CDS encoding DNA topoisomerase IV subunit A, which produces MSKSKSNKAAKVATEKRDLLLDLLKLQGAQVYNDLDKGKFPQFSVPSRSVSNIVYDKKLRQYILGNAASLRSSRNMSQLRSFTQLMWLAFFANRLVHEKKSSTLRDVYYSSQAFEVEFEDQPESDNIIVDLEAVLARPREDFHIFPEERSSIFGDLTIEYTVPGYEGKRTNLSNHPDGYLIGPSLSSAELVDTSAELVIAIEKGGLFTRFIEEKVDKKFKAIIVDTAGQAPRATRYLLKRLHEQMKLPVVILTDGDVYGEHIAMVIKSGSANAAHLRELTVPDAKWMGVWASDIDKFKLPTIPMTESDIKRIYDLQKDPRYQEGIWKTELEIFLKIKRKAELEAFSKYGLTNITDKYLPQKLELSKSL; this is translated from the coding sequence ATGTCCAAGTCGAAGAGCAATAAAGCAGCCAAGGTGGCAACCGAAAAGAGAGACCTGCTACTGGACTTGCTCAAACTCCAGGGCGCCCAAGTGTATAATGATCTGGACAAGGGCAAGTTCCCGCAGTTCTCAGTCCCGAGCAGATCAGTTAGCAATATTGTGTATGACAAAAAACTCCGACAGTACATACTTGGAAACGCCGCAAGCCTCCGCAGCTCGCGCAACATGTCGCAGCTTCGTTCCTTTACCCAGCTGATGTGGCTTGCGTTTTTTGCAAACAGACTAGTCCATGAAAAAAAATCATCAACACTTCGAGACGTTTACTATTCATCGCAGGCATTCGAGGTAGAGTTTGAAGACCAGCCTGAATCTGACAACATCATAGTTGACCTTGAGGCAGTGCTTGCAAGGCCACGCGAGGACTTTCACATATTCCCAGAGGAGCGAAGCAGCATCTTTGGGGATCTTACAATCGAGTATACTGTTCCAGGATACGAGGGAAAGAGAACCAACCTGTCTAACCATCCCGACGGATACCTGATTGGGCCAAGCCTTAGCAGCGCGGAGCTGGTCGACACCAGTGCAGAACTGGTCATTGCAATAGAAAAAGGTGGACTTTTCACAAGGTTCATCGAGGAAAAGGTAGACAAGAAATTCAAGGCCATAATAGTTGATACTGCAGGTCAGGCGCCGCGCGCAACAAGGTACCTCCTAAAGCGACTTCACGAGCAGATGAAACTTCCAGTAGTCATTCTGACTGACGGGGACGTGTACGGGGAGCACATTGCAATGGTAATAAAATCAGGCTCTGCAAACGCAGCGCACCTAAGGGAGCTGACAGTGCCTGACGCAAAATGGATGGGCGTGTGGGCATCTGACATTGACAAGTTCAAGCTCCCGACCATACCGATGACAGAGTCTGACATCAAGAGGATTTACGATTTGCAAAAGGATCCGAGATATCAGGAGGGAATCTGGAAGACTGAGCTTGAAATATTTCTCAAAATAAAGCGAAAGGCAGAGCTAGAAGCATTCTCAAAGTACGGTCTGACAAACATCACTGACAAATATCTTCCGCAAAAGCTGGAACTATCTAAGAGTCTGTAG